One stretch of Clostridia bacterium DNA includes these proteins:
- a CDS encoding HAMP domain-containing sensor histidine kinase produces the protein MKKPKKQRWTERTRILTLMLAVMLPATALIAVSVIHLRSIQRDRTVEAAIQRDYQQVLAIADKRIVDRAYEMAEDARKDFPDVDNAQDLDQFLASHSDITHAFIYDQDKGIEFQSQPEQMHSPQFQAESNKLGNMFGKWFEMEGKDFVAKLKKMELKDGRKVYLTDNWVQHGDKWEYQSLVLFQPRGAEGRVALAGILYDTAFLTNTFFPQALNAVMPCPTESDPNHPQTAIIIRTAKDQSLMAASTGWDGGTPELERPFESGFPGLVLGIKLRGTTIADMSHRFLRTNFIILGALSLLLGGGILLTYRNVTREVALAKLKSDFVSNVSHELRTPLSLIRLYAETLELGRLPNAEKQHEYYQIIRKESERLTALINNILDFSRIEAGRKEYEFRETDLADLVRSTLESYRFQIEQNGFQLEQKIDDNLPQLQVDREAIARSLVNLVNNAVKYSSEDKFLSVSLYRSNGSVKLEVSDHGIGIPPCEQHKIFDKFYRVGDPLVHNTKGSGLGLSLVRHIVHAHGGYIFVDSVPGRGSKFIISLPVQPSMQREAKGATA, from the coding sequence ATGAAAAAGCCGAAGAAGCAACGCTGGACGGAACGAACTCGCATACTCACCCTGATGCTCGCCGTCATGCTTCCCGCGACTGCGCTCATTGCCGTCAGCGTGATTCACCTGCGATCCATTCAACGAGACCGTACGGTTGAAGCCGCCATTCAGCGCGACTATCAGCAGGTACTCGCCATTGCCGACAAGCGCATCGTCGACCGCGCATACGAGATGGCGGAGGATGCCCGCAAGGATTTTCCCGACGTGGATAACGCTCAGGACCTCGATCAGTTCCTTGCTTCCCACAGCGATATCACGCACGCCTTCATCTACGACCAGGACAAAGGGATCGAGTTCCAATCACAGCCGGAACAAATGCACAGTCCTCAGTTCCAGGCTGAAAGCAACAAACTCGGCAACATGTTCGGCAAGTGGTTCGAGATGGAGGGCAAGGATTTCGTCGCGAAGTTGAAGAAGATGGAACTGAAAGACGGCCGCAAAGTTTATCTGACGGATAACTGGGTGCAGCACGGTGACAAATGGGAATACCAGTCGCTCGTCTTGTTCCAACCGCGTGGTGCGGAAGGTCGTGTCGCGCTCGCCGGCATTTTGTATGACACCGCCTTCCTGACCAACACCTTCTTCCCGCAAGCGCTCAACGCCGTCATGCCCTGCCCGACGGAAAGCGATCCGAATCATCCGCAGACGGCGATCATCATCCGAACCGCCAAGGATCAGAGTCTTATGGCAGCATCCACCGGGTGGGACGGTGGCACGCCGGAATTGGAACGTCCCTTTGAGTCTGGATTTCCCGGTCTCGTTCTCGGCATCAAGCTTCGCGGCACCACCATTGCCGACATGAGTCATCGCTTTCTGCGCACGAACTTCATCATCCTCGGCGCGCTCTCGCTTCTGCTCGGTGGAGGCATCCTCCTCACCTATCGCAACGTGACTCGCGAAGTTGCGCTCGCGAAGCTCAAGTCGGACTTCGTCTCCAACGTTTCCCACGAACTCCGCACTCCACTCTCTCTCATTCGTTTGTATGCAGAGACGCTGGAACTTGGCCGTCTGCCAAATGCCGAAAAGCAGCACGAGTACTACCAGATCATTCGCAAGGAGAGCGAGCGCCTGACTGCGCTCATCAACAACATCCTCGACTTCTCACGCATTGAGGCTGGCAGGAAGGAATACGAGTTCCGGGAGACAGACCTCGCTGATCTCGTGCGCAGCACGCTCGAGTCTTACCGCTTCCAAATCGAGCAGAATGGATTTCAGCTTGAGCAGAAGATCGATGACAACCTGCCGCAACTGCAAGTAGACCGCGAAGCGATTGCCCGCTCGCTAGTCAACCTCGTCAACAACGCGGTTAAATACTCCTCCGAGGACAAGTTCCTGAGCGTGAGCCTCTATCGCTCGAATGGCTCCGTCAAGCTTGAGGTCTCCGATCACGGCATCGGCATCCCTCCGTGTGAGCAGCACAAGATTTTCGACAAGTTCTACCGCGTCGGCGACCCGCTCGTCCACAACACGAAGGGGAGCGGCCTCGGCCTTTCGCTCGTGCGCCATATCGTGCACGCTCACGGCGGATACATTTTCGTGGACAGCGTACCGGGACGCGGCAGCAAGTTCATCATCAGTTTGCCTGTGCAACCCTCCATGCAGCGAGAAGCGAAGGGAGCAACCGCATGA
- a CDS encoding peptidoglycan recognition family protein, with protein sequence MNKFHTERGFSIVCFGHVYHVAYHYLILPDGKVETGRPDRCAGAHARRYNSYLGISLIGDFSSKDNPHGERGAQAPTPQQMRALAVVCRRLMTLDHVIRHSDVSNTQCPGDRFPFDAFVRGLK encoded by the coding sequence GTGAATAAATTTCACACGGAAAGAGGCTTCTCGATCGTCTGCTTCGGACATGTCTACCACGTGGCTTACCACTACCTCATCCTTCCTGATGGAAAGGTCGAAACCGGCAGACCGGATAGGTGCGCCGGTGCCCACGCGCGCAGATACAACTCATATCTTGGAATCTCACTGATAGGCGATTTCAGCAGCAAGGATAATCCTCACGGAGAACGAGGGGCGCAGGCGCCAACGCCGCAGCAGATGCGAGCACTCGCAGTCGTCTGTCGCCGCCTTATGACATTGGATCATGTGATCCGGCACAGCGATGTTTCCAATACACAGTGTCCGGGCGATCGGTTTCCGTTCGACGCGTTTGTGCGTGGTCTGAAGTGA
- a CDS encoding sulfurtransferase, translating into MSKKIEERGYITPDVLVSTDWVEDHLNDPTVRIAESNEDPLLYASNHIPGAVEIDWTRDLNDPIRRDYLNRQQFEALMRRSGATPETTIVVYGDKNNWWATYAFWVLQLFGHTRAKVMDGGRLKWIKENRPVSREVPRYLATQYQAPERDDTRFRAFRDQVLEHLRKKQPLVDVRSPEEFTGERLHMPEYPNEGALRAGHIPGAFSIPWGRAVNQEDGTIKDALELRNIYLDENKLLPEDDVIAYCRIGERSSHTWFVLHYLLGFRNVRNYDGSWTEWGNLVQVPIENPSAEARHEAAA; encoded by the coding sequence ATGAGCAAGAAAATCGAAGAGCGCGGTTACATCACTCCCGACGTCCTGGTATCGACCGACTGGGTAGAGGATCACTTGAACGACCCGACGGTCCGCATTGCGGAGTCCAACGAAGACCCGCTGCTATACGCCTCCAATCACATTCCCGGCGCGGTGGAGATCGACTGGACTCGCGACCTCAACGATCCGATCCGGCGCGATTACCTCAACCGGCAACAGTTCGAGGCGCTGATGCGCCGCAGCGGGGCTACGCCCGAAACCACCATTGTTGTCTATGGCGACAAAAACAACTGGTGGGCAACATACGCTTTTTGGGTGCTGCAACTATTCGGACACACGCGGGCCAAGGTTATGGATGGCGGCAGGCTGAAATGGATTAAGGAGAATCGTCCAGTCTCACGCGAAGTTCCCCGATATCTGGCGACCCAATACCAGGCTCCCGAGCGCGACGACACTCGTTTCCGGGCCTTTCGCGATCAAGTACTCGAACACCTTAGAAAGAAGCAGCCGTTGGTAGATGTTCGCAGTCCTGAAGAATTTACGGGCGAGCGGCTGCACATGCCCGAGTATCCAAACGAAGGGGCTCTGCGCGCCGGCCACATTCCAGGGGCTTTCAGCATCCCGTGGGGGCGTGCCGTCAACCAGGAAGATGGCACCATCAAGGACGCTCTCGAGTTGCGGAATATCTACCTGGACGAAAACAAGCTGCTCCCCGAGGACGATGTGATTGCTTACTGCCGAATTGGCGAGCGGAGCAGCCACACCTGGTTTGTTCTCCATTATCTACTCGGTTTTCGGAATGTGCGAAACTATGACGGCAGCTGGACAGAGTGGGGGAACCTCGTCCAGGTTCCAATCGAGAATCCGAGCGCAGAGGCACGGCATGAAGCAGCTGCCTGA
- a CDS encoding SufE family protein, which translates to MKQLPERFETLLDALESLDRTDRMQMLVDIAGQFRRVPASIAERPYPVERRVPGCESEAYVWARPGSGGTLDYYFAVENPQGISAMALASILGDSLSGIPPEEIVTIPADVVYRIFGRELSMGKSLGLMGMVNMVRAIAHQHLRAREATRQQSQT; encoded by the coding sequence ATGAAGCAGCTGCCTGAACGATTCGAGACCCTGCTCGACGCGCTGGAGAGTCTGGACCGTACCGACCGAATGCAGATGCTGGTCGACATCGCGGGACAGTTCCGGCGCGTGCCCGCCTCCATCGCAGAGCGGCCATATCCTGTCGAGCGCCGCGTCCCCGGATGCGAGTCGGAGGCGTATGTTTGGGCGCGCCCGGGCAGCGGCGGAACACTCGATTACTATTTTGCGGTGGAGAATCCGCAGGGAATTTCGGCTATGGCGCTTGCCTCGATACTGGGTGATTCACTTTCCGGAATTCCGCCCGAGGAGATCGTGACCATACCGGCTGACGTGGTGTACCGCATCTTCGGCCGTGAGCTCTCGATGGGTAAGTCCCTGGGATTAATGGGAATGGTGAACATGGTGCGTGCCATCGCTCATCAGCACTTGCGCGCTCGGGAAGCTACGCGCCAACAGTCTCAGACATAA
- a CDS encoding response regulator transcription factor: protein MRAAEKQVQPVEVQKPATILVVEDEPNMVTGLRDNFEFEGYHVLTAMDGVEGLRCALDESPDLVVLDVMMPKMSGLEVCKQLRAKRPSIPIIMLTARGQEVDKVVGLELGADDYVTKPFSIRELLARVKAVLRRTQTLPKDQEQYTFGDAEVDLRHCRVSRSGRPLDVSSKEFELLKYFICHSGETLSRDRLLEEVWGYDNYPTTRTVDTHLVRLRQKLEPDPEQPRYFLTVHGVGYRFVG, encoded by the coding sequence ATGAGAGCAGCAGAGAAGCAAGTGCAGCCAGTTGAGGTACAGAAGCCTGCCACAATCCTCGTCGTGGAAGACGAACCTAACATGGTCACCGGCCTTCGAGACAATTTCGAGTTCGAGGGCTACCACGTACTTACGGCCATGGACGGCGTGGAAGGTCTCCGCTGCGCACTCGACGAGTCGCCTGACCTGGTAGTGCTCGACGTGATGATGCCGAAGATGAGCGGGCTTGAGGTTTGCAAGCAGCTACGCGCCAAGCGCCCGTCTATCCCCATCATCATGCTCACTGCCCGCGGCCAGGAAGTGGACAAAGTCGTTGGCCTCGAGCTTGGCGCCGATGACTACGTCACCAAGCCGTTCTCCATTCGCGAACTGCTTGCCCGTGTCAAAGCCGTGCTCCGGCGGACGCAAACACTTCCTAAAGATCAGGAGCAGTACACGTTCGGCGACGCTGAGGTGGATCTCCGGCATTGCCGCGTCTCTCGATCAGGGAGGCCGCTCGACGTCTCGTCAAAGGAATTCGAGCTGCTTAAATACTTCATCTGCCACTCCGGCGAGACGCTGAGCCGCGATCGCCTACTCGAAGAAGTCTGGGGATACGACAACTATCCCACTACCCGCACCGTGGACACGCATCTCGTGCGTCTGCGGCAGAAATTGGAACCTGATCCGGAGCAACCGCGATACTTCCTCACCGTCCATGGTGTTGGATACCGGTTCGTCGGTTAG
- a CDS encoding methylated-DNA--[protein]-cysteine S-methyltransferase — MNTSRARTSPPQSDERRWTAVLNRAREFDGAFVFGVTTTGIYCRPSCPARRPNRANTRFFSSPAEAERAGLRACLRCRPKDAERTVAVVESVCRYLEAHVDEKVTLAALGRFAELSPFHLQRLFSQQVGVSPREYQEAYRFTKFKSGLKGGSVTNAFIDAGFSSSSRVYETARMRLGMPPRRYGAGAPGEPLRFKTFNSAVGEVLVIASSAGVCSVQFVDGEMPEAAARREYPNAQFVRDDKALAHWADMLNRLIDGEKPSKSLPLDIRGTAFQQRVWRQLQKIPRGETRSYAEIAAAIDQPNGARAVANACASNPIAVVIPCHRVVPKDGKAGGYRWGRDRKKRLLALEQGGVATEEE; from the coding sequence ATGAACACCAGCAGGGCAAGAACGTCGCCGCCGCAATCGGACGAGCGTCGCTGGACGGCCGTGTTGAACAGAGCCCGGGAATTCGATGGCGCGTTCGTTTTCGGCGTAACGACGACAGGCATTTATTGTCGGCCTTCGTGTCCAGCTCGCCGGCCTAATCGCGCAAACACGCGCTTCTTCTCGAGTCCCGCTGAGGCCGAACGCGCTGGCCTGCGGGCGTGTCTGCGATGCCGTCCGAAGGACGCGGAACGAACCGTGGCAGTTGTCGAAAGTGTTTGCCGCTATCTGGAAGCGCATGTTGACGAGAAGGTCACGCTTGCGGCACTGGGGAGGTTCGCGGAGTTGAGTCCCTTCCATCTGCAACGGTTATTCTCGCAACAGGTCGGTGTGTCCCCGCGCGAGTACCAGGAAGCGTACCGCTTTACAAAATTCAAAAGCGGGCTTAAAGGAGGCTCCGTGACGAACGCGTTCATCGATGCCGGATTCAGTTCGTCCAGCAGGGTGTACGAAACCGCTCGCATGCGCCTGGGCATGCCGCCGCGAAGATATGGCGCGGGCGCACCCGGTGAGCCGCTGCGCTTCAAAACCTTCAACAGCGCGGTGGGGGAAGTACTCGTGATCGCCAGCTCCGCCGGCGTATGTAGCGTTCAGTTCGTTGACGGCGAAATGCCGGAAGCAGCCGCGAGGCGCGAATACCCGAATGCGCAGTTCGTTCGGGATGACAAGGCGCTTGCGCACTGGGCGGACATGCTCAATCGCTTGATCGACGGCGAAAAGCCAAGCAAGTCGTTGCCGCTCGACATCCGGGGAACCGCATTCCAGCAGCGTGTATGGCGTCAGCTACAGAAGATCCCACGCGGGGAAACTCGAAGCTACGCGGAAATCGCGGCAGCGATCGACCAGCCAAACGGTGCGCGAGCGGTTGCAAACGCCTGCGCGTCCAATCCCATAGCGGTCGTCATCCCATGTCATCGCGTGGTGCCAAAGGATGGAAAAGCGGGCGGCTATCGTTGGGGCAGAGACCGCAAGAAGCGATTGCTTGCTCTTGAGCAGGGCGGCGTTGCGACTGAGGAGGAGTAG
- a CDS encoding PP2C family protein-serine/threonine phosphatase produces the protein MRRNHRLHRSASSQFQSILGQQLPVPLPDIPIDSDAASLRREKLEFHAQLFEAAQVQRKLSGPRSLRRRDLQIATEVFAARYLSGDFVSLSEHEGRVFAAIGDIAGKGLAAGMWFTNLVGLLQRYSSDNRGPSAVAAEINRHLCCLRPGAPFVTMFLAQVDCERSELTYCTAGHFPPVLLRASGSTELLDTGGPLLGALVDAEFQSGWKTLEPGDSLLAYSDGVLECNNCTDEEFGLERLLAEARRASRHSAHATLLTLLAAVQDFANGQPLCDDVSLMVIQRDPNFASGAA, from the coding sequence ATGCGGAGAAATCATCGCCTTCATCGTTCCGCAAGCTCGCAGTTTCAGAGCATCTTGGGTCAGCAACTTCCAGTCCCCTTGCCGGACATCCCGATCGACAGTGACGCAGCCTCTCTGCGTCGCGAAAAGCTCGAATTCCACGCGCAGCTATTCGAGGCTGCGCAAGTTCAGAGAAAACTCAGCGGCCCTCGTTCGCTGCGCCGTCGCGATTTGCAGATCGCAACAGAGGTATTTGCGGCCCGGTATCTTTCGGGCGACTTCGTCAGCTTGTCCGAGCATGAGGGAAGAGTGTTCGCCGCCATCGGCGACATCGCCGGCAAGGGATTAGCGGCCGGGATGTGGTTCACAAACCTGGTCGGCCTGCTTCAGCGCTATTCGAGCGATAATCGTGGGCCTTCCGCAGTCGCCGCCGAAATCAACCGGCACCTCTGCTGTCTCCGTCCTGGCGCGCCGTTCGTCACGATGTTCCTTGCCCAGGTAGATTGCGAACGCAGTGAACTGACGTACTGCACGGCGGGCCATTTTCCTCCGGTGCTTCTCCGCGCCAGCGGCAGCACCGAACTGCTGGACACTGGCGGCCCATTACTTGGCGCACTCGTCGATGCCGAGTTCCAGTCTGGCTGGAAGACGCTCGAACCTGGCGACAGCTTGCTGGCTTACTCCGACGGTGTGCTCGAATGCAACAACTGCACCGATGAAGAGTTCGGGCTGGAACGTCTGCTGGCCGAGGCGCGGCGCGCATCACGCCACTCGGCGCATGCCACGCTGCTCACGCTGCTGGCTGCCGTGCAGGACTTCGCGAATGGCCAACCACTCTGCGACGATGTCAGCTTGATGGTCATCCAGCGCGACCCAAACTTTGCCAGCGGGGCCGCATAG